NNNNNNNNNNNNNNNNNNNNNNNNNNNNNNNNNNNNNNNNNNNNNNNNNNNNNNNNNNNNNNNNNNNNNNNNNNNNNNNNNNNNNNNTTCGCATGATAGTTTGCTGCACGTACAGAAACGAATCGATCCGGGCCGAGAGAAAGGGCGTTTCCATGCTGGTAGATTTTCGCTGATATTCTCCGTGTGCGGGAAAATCTCTTTGGTCGGTATCGTCCACGGCAAGGGAATGTTCAGCAGCGGATAGCTGTTGATGACGCACAGTGAGGGGACGATCAATATAAAATAGTTGAAAGTATAATCCTAAAAAGACTACTACTCAGAACTGTATTAACTCAGAAGCATTACCGATAAATCGATAACAGATATGATACCTTAACAATGACCATTCGAAATGACTGCATTCTGAGTGACAGCAGTTcttgcagcagtagcagtaacCGTTATACGCGAACGCGTGCGATCGTTCAGCTGGCGAAATGAACAATTTCGTGCTAAACTAAATCTCTGATCTCAGAGCGGAGAGTAAATGCTTAGGTAACAGTTCTAATAGCTTTTTGAATGATCAAACAGGAGCAACATCATGCAAACGGCGGCCAAAATGTCGTCATAACACGCGAAGGCCCAGCCATCCACCGTGACGAGAAATACAAATCTCTACGCCATGATTATGATCAAAATACGATTCCGTATTTACCTCCATTAAAAGATTCCATTCCGTGTTGAATTGCCGGTCTGGTGTCTACAAAAGTGTAAGATCACAATGTTAGAATGATAAGACAACCATGCGATTACCATAACCATACTAGTTTCTCAACATATGCCAGAATCAAGTAATGGGCTGAATGAAGAAGCTAAGCATTTGTGGGAGGTGTTGGAAAACGCTATGGTTAGATTCACCGTCCAACGAACAGTTGCAGACCGCAAGTCCAACAAATGGTACAACAATGAAATGGGCAGGCTAAAAGCAAGGAGGGATCAAGCACATGATGTGTTCATGAGCACCAATACTAAGGAAGACTGGGGCGCATATACCTCTTTGAGAAATGAGTATGTAACAGAATTAAAAAAAGCTAAGCAGGCATATTTCTGTGACGAAATCAACAGACACCAGAGAAACAGCAGGGAATTATGGAAATTTCTGAAGACGTTGTTGAAAccagaacaaaaaacgggTATGTTCGTTAAATTTGCTGGCTGCACCACTTTCGATGAGGCAACTATTGCGGAGAAGTTCAACAAATTCTTCGTTGAAAGTGTTTGCACTATCCATGAAGGGATCGTGGCCATGCCCGAACCTGTACAGTTAAAAGGCATCGTTGCGCCTTAccacaaatttaaatttgaacaGATTACGTTGGATGAGCTCAGAGAGATATGTTTTGCATTAAAGAAAAAAGGCGGTGTAGGCAGAGTAAATGGGCAAGTACTCCAGGACTCTTTTCATGTTGTTGGGCGCATACTTCTTTCAGTGATCAATCGATCTCGGGAGAGTGGCGTTTTCCCGGCCTCATGGAAGGAGTCCATAGTGGTCCCTATCGCGAAAGTAACAGGGGCTACGAAAGCAGAGGAGTTTCGCCCAATAAACATGCTGAACATTCTGGAACAGGTGCTAGAGTTGGTTGTGAAAGAGCAACTCATCCGCTACTTAACCAAGAATAATCTGCTAGTTCAAGAACAGTCGGGATATCGATCGAGTCATTCGTGCGAAACAGCACTGAACCTGGTACTGGCCAAGTGGAAAGACCTTATTGAGAGGAAACAACCAATTCTGGCTGTCTTCTTGGACTTAAAGCGGGCGTTCGAAACTATATCCAGAACTCTATTACTAGATGCATTAAAGCAATTTGGTATAGAGGGAGTAGAGTTGAAGTGGTTTGCCGACTATTTAGGCGGCAGAACACAAAGGACTCTATTTGGGAATCATCGTTCGGGCTCTATTTGTAATACTCTTGGTGTTCCGCAGGGCAGTGTTTTAGGGCCATTGCTTTTCATTATGTATATCAACGAcatgaaactaattttaaagAACTGTGATATAAATCTTTTCGCAGATGACACAGTGTTATTTGTTGCTAGTAAAGACTTGACACTGAGTGCGGTACTGATGAATAGCGATTTGGTGGCTTTGGATGGCTGGTTGAAATACAAAAAGTTGGCCTTGAACATCGGAAAGACCAAGTACATGGTCTTGTCGTCAAGGGCAATGGATGACCCGCTATCCATTGCCATCAACCAGGAACCCATTGAAAGAGTTTCCGAGAAGAAATATCTGGGTGTAGTTTTGGATGAGCAACTAAAGTTTGGGCCTCACATGGACTATGtgattgcaaaagtagcgAAGAAGTGTGGAGTGATCTGTAGGCTGAGCAATGATCTTAACTTATATGGGAAAGTTCAGTTGTACAGGTCACTAGTCTCACCACACTTAGATTTCTGCGCTTCTATTTTGTTACTTGGCAACCAGACACAATTACAACGTTTACAGAGGCTACAAAACAAAGTCACGAGGCGGATTTTAAGATTGGGCCGGTGCACGTCATCTGCTGTCATGCTAGATATCTTACAGTGGATGTCAGTGAGGCAGAGGATTGTGTACCAAACTGTAACATTTGTCTATAAAATTGTGAAAGGGATTGCACCATTATACATGGGTGAACGGATAGTTCTGGGGTCGGATGTCCACCCATACTGTACCCGTAGAGCTGGTGACCCTAGACTTCCCAAGTACCTTACAGGTAACGCCCGCAACTCTTTGCTGTTCAAGGGAGTGCAATGGTACAACAGTCTGCCGAGtcttgattgatgatgatgagaaacTAATACTTTAATACTTAACTACAGTAAAACATAGtccttaaaaaaaaaatagtaagAGAATGAGTCTACATAGATCtgagacgcgcgcgcgtaatGAGGAAGTGGTGGGCATTCTCTAGGATAGAATTACTGGTGTCAGTTAGCTAAACGCAGAGGGTCCTTTGTCCTTGGTagtggcaccacattatcaacCAATGGTAACGGGCGGTGTATACTACAGACAGGGCAGAGGACTTGTTATGCTCGCCGGAGAGTGGACCATCGCTGCCTCTAAGGTCTCGAAAATTTCCACTGCTGAGTGATTATCAGTCGCCATTCCCAGGATCAGGAAATAATAATGTCTTGCAACACCACATTGCCAACcaatggtaactggaggtgTAAGGGACGACTGTGCAATACAACGACTGCAAGTCGGGCAGCACCACATTGCCAACCAATGGCAACTGGAGGTGTAAGCACGCCGAACACAGTACAAATGCAACTCCTGTTTTCCGTGGGGTGGTGCAACGTTACTTGAAGGGGAATCTAGAGGCGCCTTCTAGGTAAAGTGAAGGAGTCCGTTGTAAGAATGGATAGGCTAGATATCAGTATTCTGGAGGGTATGTTCCCATGCCACCTCTCGTAAGAGTCATCACTATAATTATCCttagataaatccgtcctcTCAGACCTGTGtaggggtaagaggtgggactcatcatcatcaccagtGGAAGATTTTGCGTagtgttctttgtttctgttattaCCAATCGTTCCCTTGCAGGTGTAGCGCCAATCGTCTCGTTGAATTCGAAGTCATCCAGCACTTTGTCAATGTTTATCAGGTCGTTGTTCGGAATAACGACACAACCCACACAAACCGTGGNNNNNNNNNNNNNNNNNNNNNNNNNNNNNNNNNNNNNNNNNNNNNNNNNNNNNNNNNNNNNNNNNNNNNNNNNNNNNNNNNNNNNNNNNNNNNNNNNNNNAACGACACAACCCACACAAACCGTGGAATGATCACTCAGATTCACACTCACACTCAGACTTGTTTCCTGCGCAAACTAAGATAAAACGGGTGCTGTTTGGTTATTCGTTGATATTGCGGGGAATCATACGGGACACGGTACAAGCCGACACAGCATGTAGTCTGTACTTACAAATGACACTGAACATCCTCCAGGATGAACAATAAGTGACCAACAAACCCTAAACAGCTAAACGAACGAATTATGCTGACCCGCCATCTCTTCGCGCCTACTGCATATAATGTTTCGcagcaaatacaaaatgtaaacaacgaCGCATTGAATCTAAAGTCAGCAagatttgtattttttgtaggATTGCTCTCATTCTGGATCATCTCCTGCGAGAGTATACCTTTGGACGTGTTTTATGGATATGATGTATTTTAAATATGCATATATTTCTTAGTCGATTTCaagttgaaattaaataatttaatttaaataatttcaatttcagtttCTTCGGTGAATTTCTATAATCGTGGGTGCGAGTTGTAATTCTAAATTGGACTCCAATTGGACTCTCACCGATCGAGTGCAGTCAGCACTCACGCCTCGGCTGAGTGTCAATAGTGACGACGCAAGCCTGCGTGCTGACCTGCGTTCACGATTAGCGCTAGCAATGTTCTTGTCTGTTCGATTCAGGGGCATTTAAAAGCCATGAGGGAGTGAGAAGCGCAACATCAAAGTAtaatatttgattaaaaacatACCAAAATAGAATATACATTTATGCCTCAGACATCCTAGTTTGGCCTTACAACATCTATTTGAAAGACTCACCAATTCCATTAACTgaaacaacaccttttctCACCATCTTATGTCTCTGCCTAACcattattcatttttcaattgctATTCGAAGATCTTACCAAGAGGTTTTGTATTGGTTCAGTCGTTGCAAGTGTACGAAGCCATACCGTAGAGGGCCTGTTCCGATTGTGCTGCCCCGTGGCTGGTTTCACTGTCAACGCTGTGCTACATGAAAACGTGAAAGCGCCCCGGTCCCGCAGTCCCGTGACGACTCTCAACCACGTAAGCCGTATGGGTAGTACAATTAGGGGCGCAGCAAGTTGTGTCCAATTCGTTGATCGCTCGCAATATAGTATGTGTCTCTGGTTTGGACGTACTCcgataatttaaatttagttACAATTGGTGCATTACGAGTGATTTTGTGGAAACCTTTGAATTTGTCTAATAACTAGAGTAGTTGCTTAACTTATGCACAATTTTTCCCAAGCGCTTAATCTGACCACTGCCCCTATAGTGTGGTACGCATGGGTGCAGTTTTTAATTCATTGTTATGAAATAACAACTTTGCGTCAAGTGCGTTCCGAGGGGCAGTAAACACAACTAATCCAACCCGAAATCCCTgcaaaacacaacaccacGTCAACAATCCGAAGCAATACGCAAGTGAAGAACGTAAAAGGAGAAAAGAGCTAACGAAACACACATTAGAAGGCGTCAGCGAATCTCTGTCCGTAAGACGAAACAATCAGCAAAGCGGGTGTACGAAAGAGTGAAAAAACGCTAAGCTACCTCACTCTCATAGGATAGGACAGAGAGCAAATGGTCTGTCGCCGCGAGTAAATGTGTGCGTGGGGCACTGTCGAGGAAAAGATAAAGTCACACAGAATGAAAAAATGACTAACAGAATCGCTACAGTTAGCAAACACGCCGTAGAAAGGTGAGCTCGCGAGCTGGAGGTAAAGCCAAAATACGCAGCTCGTCCGAAAGATCTCTATACGCACTGGCCACTGTATCCGTTGCGCATACTGGCATACTGGCTGGTGTCGTGAGTGCCGCTTTCGGAGCTCTGATCGCGTTAAAGTGG
The nucleotide sequence above comes from Anopheles bellator chromosome 1, idAnoBellAS_SP24_06.2, whole genome shotgun sequence. Encoded proteins:
- the LOC131215455 gene encoding uncharacterized protein LOC131215455 — protein: MNSSKRLITTTLTRSELRKRHSRHQPVCQYAQRIQWPVRIEIFRTSCVFWLYLQLASSPFYGVFANCSDSTPDRQFNTEWNLLMELSAAEHSLAVDDTDQRDFPAHGEYQRKSTSMETPFLSARIDSFLVCL